TGTATCTCAGCTGGGAAAATTGATTCTCAACCATAACTGGCTTGCAGAGCGAGAGAAGCTCCTGCGGATGAACCTACTATTACGAGACTGTCCATATCTAAATTGTACTGTGATGCATTGTTATTAATCCACACGAGTGCGGTATTTATATCTGTTGCAGCTTTATTGTAGGTGTGGTACTGGGGATTTGCAAGTCTGTATCATACATCAAAAACTGTATATCCTCTTTTTGTAAAATACTCAGTCCAAACTGGTTCTTCTCATCTCTCTCATGCTATAAATCATCCTCAATGTATAAGTACAAGAGCTTTATTTTTTGACTCGGATTGTGTAGATGGACTAATATCCATATGGAGTTTTTTACCATCTACTTCGTGATACACGACTGACTTAGAAGTATCAGGCTGAGATCGATTGAGAACTACATCCAGATTTTTTAAAAGTGAAATATTAGTTCACAGATCCTGAGATACTTTGAATACAGCAAATATCGGAATCAGAGTTCCTATGATATTAGCAATAGAAATAAGAACAATAATAGTTTGGAGCCAGGATTTTTGTTGGAGAAAGAGAGCCAATGCTCCTATGAATATAATTATACTTACAATGTGTAAATAAGCAGAAAAAAAACTCGCTATAATGCTTGCATAATCAGATATATATGGAATTCATCCAACAAAAACTCAAAGAGTTATAAGCGAGAAAAAAATACTTATTACAAGTAAAAATATAGAAAAGTATAGCATAATAGGTGTATTTACTTTTGACCCAAGTGGGCAATAACATTATAGTAATCAATATCATTGATTAATCTAGTATACTTTTTAAGTTTGTGATTATGGCTTTAGATAGTTTTAAAGAGTTTGATGATGCTTGGGAGCTACAGCATGCTGTAGAGATTGCATTTGACCAATGAAAAGTAAACTGGGAAGCAGTAACTCCGTATAACTTTGTCCCTGTTGTTGCGAGTGCTATAGTGTGAAGCACTTACAATACTATGCAAGTTCTCAATTGAAAAAAATAATTATATTCTAAAGTTTAACGTTATGGATAATACTAAAAGATTGTGAGAAGACTGAAGTAATCAATTACAACAAGGTTCATTAGAAAGTATCGAAAGGGTTGAACTTACAAAAGATAAAGCTGATAGAGTTTTACAGTTGTGAGAATGAGATAAAGAAGCTGTAGGTGCAGTTATATTTCGTGACTTTGCAAGTATATAAGAGCTTGCATTTTGAAAGAACTTTTTTATAATCCAGCATTGCTGGATTATTTTTACGTAACAATATTAAATACACAATGGCACAAAAAGATTATTACGACATACTATGAGTGGAGCGACATGCTGATGAAATCACTATTAAAAAATCATATAGATCACTTGCGATGAAGTATCATCCAGATAGAACTGGAGGTGATAAAGATGCTGAAATCAAATTTAAGGAGGTAAACGAAGCGTATACCGTGCTTTCTGATGCCTGAAAGAAACAGCAATATGACACTTATGGAAGTACTGGGTGAAGTGCCTCAGGTTTTTGAGGTGCATGATTTGCTGGAGAAGACATATCAGACATATTTAATTCATTTTTTGGATGAGGTTTTTCATCCGGATGATCAAGAACACAAGCAAGAAGAGAGACACGAGGTGAAGATCTTGAACATGATATCACGATAGATCTCAAAACAAGTATCTACTGAGGAAAACAAACTATAAAATTCAATAAACGAGTAGCGTGCGAAACATGTGACGGGGATGGAGGTTCATGAAAAAAAACCTGTTCTACTTGTCACGGAGCATGACAAGTGACGTATGCATCTCAGAGTCCATTTGGAAGAATTCAACAAACGAGAGCCTGCCCAGATTGTAACGGTTCATGAGAAATATTTGATGAAACATGTACTGAGTGTCATGGAGAAAAAAGAAATCTTAAAAAACATACTATAGACTTAGATATTCCTGCTGGAATAGATGATGGTATGGTTATTAAATTGACCTGAGAAGGAAATGACGGAGCTGGAACTAAAGCCTCATGAGACTTATTTGTTCGTTTTCATGTACAAACAGAAGAAAAAGGTCTTATTCGTGAATGAAACGATCTTCATTATGAAGTAGAAATAGATCTTATAGAAGCTATACTTGGAACAAAAAAAGATATAAATATTCCAATACTTTGAAAAAGAACACTCAAAGTTGAGGCCTGAACACAACTTGCGAGCACTATTAAATTATCCTGAGATGGTGTCAAGGACGTTCAAAGAGATATGAAATGAGACTTACTGATTCATATAAATATTCCAGTTCCTAAAAAACTTACAAAAACAGAACGAGAACTCTACGAATCATTAGCCCAAGAAAAGAAACTCAATGTAAACTCTAAAAAGGGAACGTTTGAAAAACTCTTTGGCTAAACTAGAACTTTTAATAATCACATAAATCGCTATAGTATGCATAATACTTATAGCGATTTTTTATGTCAGAGAAAATAACAGAACCAACAATTTTACGTAAAATAAGTAGATTTTTTAGTCCAATAAAAAGTAATTTATCCATTACTTTTTATTTAGTTATTTATTTTATAGCTCAATATTCATTTTGAATTATATTTATCTTTTTTGTAAAAGATGTGACATATTCATTTGAAGTTAAAAATCAGGAATTATTTCAACAGTTGCTTCTTCAGTATGGTTTATGATTTATAGTAATGTTTTTTATTGTCTTTTCCTTATATAAGTGATGGACCTATTCATATAATAGATATAGGATAAGTATTGAATCATACTATATACCAAGGTATATTGTTTTTGATAATACGGTACAAGAAAGAATATGAACAGGAAAATCAATCGCAATTATTTCAAAGTGAATTAAAATGTGGTCAACACTCATTGACAGAGTTTTAATAGAATGTATTAGTCTAATTATGTCAGTATGAATCAGCTTCTATTTATTGTCTCAAATAAATAATATCCTCATACTTATTTTAACTATCTTATTAACTTTTTGAGCGAGTTTAGGTCTTTATTTAAATTATAAAGTCTTATGACTCCGTAAAAAACGTATAATGTTAGATAATATATGGTCTAAAAATTTGGTCAAAATTATTATGTCTAAGATTGAAATTTTACAATCTAAGAAGATTTGAGAAGAGGTTAAAAAACTAAATGAACTACATGAGTGACAAATAGTTTATAATCAAAAAATGGCTATATTTTTAGTGCCATTTTTTCTTGTTTGAAGTTTTATTATAGCAATTTTATTATTTTTTGTATTTCATTACTTTTGAAAATTATATTTTTCTTGAGATATATCTCTATGATATATTGCAGGACTTACTTGAGCTTTACTAATGATGCAGAGTGTTTTTTTTAACTTTTTAGACTTCTTAAAAAACTTTTGAAAGGATTTTGCTGAAGTTCAAGTTTTCTGGGATTTTTTTGATACAACACCTCAAATTCAAGGCTATGAAGAATGAATTACTTTTAATCATAAAAATGGAACCATTGAACTTAAAAATTTGAGTTTTGGATATGATGAAAATAATCTTATTTTTAAAAACTTCTCATTGAAGCTTCAATGAGAAAATGTAACAGCTTTTGTTGGCCCAAGTGGGTGAGGGAAATCGACACTCATTAAACTTATTGCTGGTTATATAAGAGCGAATAGTTGAGAGATTATAATAGACGGACAAAAACTTTCTAAAACAAGTCTGAAAAGTTATTATAAAGATATTTGATATCTCACTCAAGAACCGAGTGTTTTTGATGGGACAGTCCGAGAAAATTTACT
This genomic interval from Candidatus Gracilibacteria bacterium contains the following:
- a CDS encoding alpha/beta hydrolase, encoding MLYFSIFLLVISIFFSLITLGVFVGGIPYISDYASIIASFFSAYLHIVSIIIFIGALALFLQQKSWLQTIIVLISIANIIGTLIPIFAVFKVSQDLGTNISLLKNLDVVLNRSQPDTSKSVVYHEVDGKKLHMDISPSTQSESKNKALVLIHGGGFIAGERGEEPVWTEYFTKRGYTVFDVGYRLANPQYHTYNKAATDINTALVWINNNASQYNLDMDSLVIVGSSAGASLALQASYGGESIFPAEIQGELPVVQKIIALFPATDMEALWNLDTDFIGINSREVGRKYVGGSPEEFPNEYDMINSAKLAKLGAPETLVIHGLADTLIPSETLSPLKQKLDVIGTKNTFVYIPYAVHGYTYFENTLGFQITRQLVSEFLNIEK
- the dnaJ gene encoding molecular chaperone DnaJ, producing MAQKDYYDILGVERHADEITIKKSYRSLAMKYHPDRTGGDKDAEIKFKEVNEAYTVLSDAGKKQQYDTYGSTGGSASGFGGAGFAGEDISDIFNSFFGGGFSSGGSRTQARRETRGEDLEHDITIDLKTSIYGGKQTIKFNKRVACETCDGDGGSGKKTCSTCHGAGQVTYASQSPFGRIQQTRACPDCNGSGEIFDETCTECHGEKRNLKKHTIDLDIPAGIDDGMVIKLTGEGNDGAGTKASGDLFVRFHVQTEEKGLIREGNDLHYEVEIDLIEAILGTKKDINIPILGKRTLKVEAGTQLASTIKLSGDGVKDVQRDMKGDLLIHINIPVPKKLTKTERELYESLAQEKKLNVNSKKGTFEKLFG
- a CDS encoding ABC transporter ATP-binding protein — protein: MSEKITEPTILRKISRFFSPIKSNLSITFYLVIYFIAQYSFGIIFIFFVKDVTYSFEVKNQELFQQLLLQYGLGFIVMFFIVFSLYKGWTYSYNRYRISIESYYIPRYIVFDNTVQERIGTGKSIAIISKGIKMWSTLIDRVLIECISLIMSVGISFYLLSQINNILILILTILLTFGASLGLYLNYKVLGLRKKRIMLDNIWSKNLVKIIMSKIEILQSKKIGEEVKKLNELHEGQIVYNQKMAIFLVPFFLVGSFIIAILLFFVFHYFGKLYFSGDISLGYIAGLTGALLMMQSVFFNFLDFLKNFGKDFAEVQVFWDFFDTTPQIQGYEEGITFNHKNGTIELKNLSFGYDENNLIFKNFSLKLQGENVTAFVGPSGGGKSTLIKLIAGYIRANSGEIIIDGQKLSKTSLKSYYKDIGYLTQEPSVFDGTVRENLLYAVSQDIEETEIKSIITQAHADFVYELPNGLDTEIGERGVKLSGGQKQRLAIAKIFLKNP